CGACGGGTCGTCGAACTCGATCTCGGACGCGTCGTGCGCGACGAGGCACGCGGCGTCTACGGCGTCGGCCGCTAGATCCCGTCACCCGAGCATCCCCACCAGGCAACCGAAGGAATCCCACCCGATGCGTGCCAGCTTCCTGTTCAGCGAGGTCACCACCGGCCTGCGCCGCAACCTCACCATGACCATCGCGATGATCCTCACCACGGCGATCTCCCTCGCGCTGTTCGGTGCGGGGCTGCTCGTGGTCCAGATGGCGGGCAAAACGGAACGGATCTTCCTCGACCGGGTCGAGGTGCAGGTGTTCCTGACCGAGGACATCTCCTCGCTCGATCCGGAGTGCGAGCAGGATCTCTGCTCCACCCTGCGCAGCGACCTCGAGAGCACCGACGACGTGGTGTCGGTCCAGTACCTGAGCCGCGACGACGCCGTCCTCGACGCCACCGATCGTGTCTTCGCCGATCAGCCCGAACTCGCCGAACTCGTGAGTGCCGACAGCTTCCCTGCCTCCTTCAAGATCAAGATGTCCGATCCGGATCGATTCGCGGCGATCCAGGACGATTTCGGTACCCGGCCCGGCGTCGACAGCGTGCTCAACCAGCAGGATCTCGTCGAGCGTCTGTTCGGCGTGCTCGGCGGCATCCGCAACGGCGCGTTCGCCATCGCCACGATCCAGGCGATCGCGGCCGTGCTTCTGATCGCGAACATGGTGCAGATCGCGGCCTTCACCCGCCGCACCGAGGTCGGCATCATGCGGCTGGTCGGCGCGACCCGCTGGTACACGCAGCTGCCCTTCCTCCTCGAAGCGGTGATCGCCGCGATCGTGGGTGCCGCACTCGCCATCGGCGGACTCTTCGTCGCCAAGAGCATGTTCGTCGACGACATGCTCACCGAGGTCTACGACGCGAACATCGTCGCCCGCATCACCGACAGCGACATCCTTCTGGTCTCGCCGTTCCTGGTCCTCGTGGGCGTGGGAATGGCCGCTCTCACCTCGTATGTGACCTTGCGTCTGTACGTGCGTGAATAAGGTGTCGTGCGAGGTTCCTATGCTGGACGGTGTTCTGTTCGATCGATCGTGGACCGGAAAGGCCTGCACGTGAAGGAAAAGGGCCGGAAGGTCATCGCGACCAACCGGAAGGCGCGCCACAACTACACCATCCTCGACACCTACGAGGCGGGCATCGCCCTCGTCGGTACCGAGGTCAAGAGCCTGCGGGAGGGAAAGGCCTCCCTGGTGGACGCATTCGCGACCGTCGACGACGGCGAGGTGTGGTTGCGGGGTCTGCACATTCCGGAATACGGGCACGGCACGTGGACCAACCACGCTCCGCGCCGCACCCGCAAGCTGCTGCTGCACCGTCGCGAGATCGACGCGCTCGTCGGCAAGACCCGGGAGGGCAACCAGACCCTCGTGCCGCTGTCGATGTACTTCTCCGACGGCAAGGTCAAGGTCGAGCTCGCGCTCGCCAAGGGCAAGCAGGACTACGACAAGCGTCAGGATCTCGCCCGCCGGACCGCCGAACGTGAGGTGACCCGCGAGCTCGGCCGGCGAGTGAAGGGCATGAGCCGCTGATCGCGGTCGCGCTCGCGCTTCTCGCGGCGGTCGGGTACGGCCTCAGCGATTTCGCCGGGGGTGCCGCCTCCCGTCGCGCGAGCGCACTCGGCGTCGTCGCCGTCACCTACCCGGCTTCGCTCGTCGTGTCCCTGATCGCCGCGTCGATCGTCGGCGGCGACCTCACCGCGGCGTCCCTCGCGTGGGGTGCCGCAGCGGGCGTGGCCGGCGGCATCGCCGTCTGGTGGTTCTACCTCGCACTGGCGAACGGGCCGATGTCGGTCGTCTCACCGGTCACCGCTGT
This window of the Rhodococcus pyridinivorans genome carries:
- the ftsX gene encoding permease-like cell division protein FtsX, producing the protein MRASFLFSEVTTGLRRNLTMTIAMILTTAISLALFGAGLLVVQMAGKTERIFLDRVEVQVFLTEDISSLDPECEQDLCSTLRSDLESTDDVVSVQYLSRDDAVLDATDRVFADQPELAELVSADSFPASFKIKMSDPDRFAAIQDDFGTRPGVDSVLNQQDLVERLFGVLGGIRNGAFAIATIQAIAAVLLIANMVQIAAFTRRTEVGIMRLVGATRWYTQLPFLLEAVIAAIVGAALAIGGLFVAKSMFVDDMLTEVYDANIVARITDSDILLVSPFLVLVGVGMAALTSYVTLRLYVRE
- the smpB gene encoding SsrA-binding protein SmpB, translated to MKEKGRKVIATNRKARHNYTILDTYEAGIALVGTEVKSLREGKASLVDAFATVDDGEVWLRGLHIPEYGHGTWTNHAPRRTRKLLLHRREIDALVGKTREGNQTLVPLSMYFSDGKVKVELALAKGKQDYDKRQDLARRTAEREVTRELGRRVKGMSR